The proteins below come from a single Diabrotica undecimpunctata isolate CICGRU unplaced genomic scaffold, icDiaUnde3 ctg00001979.1, whole genome shotgun sequence genomic window:
- the LOC140431775 gene encoding myrosinase 1-like: MDKKRPLTQKELQYYAELSFSESGSSDDMYKPSDDESESDEDCKYNFHETSAEESESELEVRDTQETLQETATPSSSFVLWSTPNEGFAPKKQISSQRIQVMATLYHWDLPQQLQEDFGGWLNETVVDLFAAFADVSFKLFGDDVTWWITINEPKQVCHAGYGDGYFAPGVVSSGVGEYVCARNVLLAHAKAYHNYNDNYKASQGGKVSMVIDTLWFEPGSDSDADKDAAERLLQFGFGLYGNPIFNGDWPKLVKDRVAMRSEKEGFKQSRLPAWTQEEIDYIKGTGDFVALNHYATHMANGTSEAPIGNPSFGSDISALEWARPEWPKGNGDWFSVVPWGLRKLLVWLKDTYNDQEIIITENGLSDSTGVLEDDHRVDYFRDYISNCLDAIYEDNVNLSTYIAWSIIDDWEWGGGYTSFLGMYKVDFNDPERPRIKRKSADYFTQIVKNRCLVDADKCVD; the protein is encoded by the exons ATATGGATAAGAAAAGGCCACTTACACAGAAAGAACTTCAATATTATGCAGAATTATCATTTTCCGAGTCTGGAAGTAGTGATGACATGTATAAGCCTTCTGATGATGAATCGGAATCAGACGAGGACTGCAAATATAATTTTCACGAAACTTCTGCTGAAGAATCAGAATCAGAGTTAGAAGTTCGTGATACACAGGAAACTTTACAAGAAACTGCCACACCTAGTAGTTCTTTTGTGTTGTGGTCAACACCAAATGAAGGTTTTGCTccgaaaaaacaaatttcaagtcAAC GAATCCAAGTAATGGCTACCCTTTACCACTGGGACTTGCCCCAACAACTCCAGGAGGACTTCGGCGGTTGGCTCAACGAAACTGTTGTAGATCTATTCGCCGCATTCGCTGATGTTTCCTTCAAGCTCTTCGGTGACGACGTCACGTGGTGGATCACCATCAACGAGCCCAAACAAGTTTGCCACGCCGGTTACGGAGACGGATACTTCGCACCCGGTGTCGTTTCCAGCGGCGTTGGAGAATACGTTTGCGCCAGGAACGTGCTCCTAGCTCATGCAAAGGCTTATCAcaattataatgataattacaAAGCATCACAAGGAG gaAAAGTTTCTATGGTAATTGATACCCTTTGGTTCGAACCTGGCAGTGATAGTGATGCGGATAAAGATGCAGCCGAAAGATTGTTACAATTTGGG TTTGGTCTATACGGTAACCCCATCTTCAACGGAGATTGGCCCAAACTCGTCAAAGATCGTGTAGCCATGCGCAGCGAGAAGGAAGGATTCAAACAATCCCGTCTTCCAGCTTGGACTCAAGAGGAAATCGATTACATCAAAGGCACCGGGGACTTCGTTGCTCTAAACCATTATGCCACTCACATGGCTAACGGAACCAGCGAAGCACCCATTGGAAATCCCAGCTTTGGATCCGATATTAGTGCTCTGGAATGGGCTAGACCTGAATGGCCAAAAGGCAATGGAGACTGGTTTTCG gtaGTTCCATGGGGATTAAGGAAACTTCTTGTTTGGTTGAAGGATACCTACAATGACCAGGAGATTATTATTACTGAAAATGGTTTATCTGATAGTACTGGAGTTCTAGAAGATGACCATAGGGTTGACTATTTTAGA GATTACATCAGTAACTGTTTGGATGCTATCTATGAAGATAATGTCAATCTTAGTACTTATATTGCCTGGAGTATCATTGACGATTGGGAATGGGGAGGTGGATACAC ATCATTCTTGGGAATGTACAAAGTTGATTTCAACGATCCTGAAAGGCCCAGAATCAAGAGAAAATCCGCCGACTACTTCACACAAATCGTAAAGAACCGTTGTTTGGTTGATGCAGACAAATGTGTGGACTAA